The proteins below are encoded in one region of Hordeum vulgare subsp. vulgare chromosome 3H, MorexV3_pseudomolecules_assembly, whole genome shotgun sequence:
- the LOC123444358 gene encoding proline-rich receptor-like protein kinase PERK9, with product MGGYADPFMPPQPASSSYAVPQGGHGQPQPAPRPPGCPYSSSASAPPVSTSYHSLPPAASPPPVSSPPPASPPPETLPSPPPALPSSPPPPALSPPPPDAPPPSLPPPSPSPSPPPAEVLAPPPPMAADQPRVQPRVYPSPPPPSLPPPPPVVLSPPAPPPSHPPSPSPSPAPAPAPTPVKAYSPPPPRISSSPPPPPRHHTKPHYAPPRSPARPHSNSTRSNGSGKNIEISRETATTIVAIAGLAMLSFIGATIWLVKKKRRRAEPPPVLPTQQQPAPPPPPPNYIPSSAGSSLASDGFYLRSPGYPFMRSSTGSHGFPYSPADSGIGYSRMLFTPENLAGISNDFSDENLLGEGGFGCVYKGILPDGRPVAIKKLKIGNGQGEREFRAEVDTISRVHHRHLVSLVGYCVSEGQRMLVYDFVPNNTLYYHLHVNEVPLDWRTRVKIAAGAARGIAYLHEDCHPRIIHRDIKSSNILLDNNFEAQVSDFGLARLAADSNTHVTTRVMGTFGYLAPEYALSGKLTAKSDLYSFGVVLLELITGRKPVDSSQPLGDESLVEWARPFLSQAIEHRDFGDLPDPRMENKFEENEMYHMIGAAAACIRHSAVMRPRMGQVVRALDSLADSNLNNGLQPGRSEVFLEPRTEEIRLFQLREFGSRECSDELSQASWRSRRDL from the exons aTGGGCGGCTACGCGGATCCCTTCATGCCTCCGCAGCCGGCGTCCTCGTCCTACGCCGTGCCGCAGGGCGGGCATGGCCAGCCGCAGCCCGCGCCGCGCCCGCCGGGCTGCCCCtactcctcctccgcctcggccCCGCCGGTTTCCACGTCCTACCATTCTTTGCCCCCCGCGGCGTCCCCTCCGCCGGTGAGTAGCCCCCCTCCGGCCTCCCCGCCACCCGAGACATTGCCGTCGCCTCCCCCAGCATTGCCTTCGTCGCCTCCGCCGCCGGCATTGTCGCCTCCGCCGCCCGACGCGCCCCCTCCGTCGCTTCCGCCGCCGTCCCCGTCGCCCTCACCGCCTCCTGCCGAGGTTCTGGCGCCACCGCCGCCGATGGCGGCCGACCAGCCACGCGTACAGCCCCGCGTGtacccgtcgccgccgcccccgtccctccccccgccgccgccagtaGTCCTCTCGCCACCAGCTCCGCCTCCATCCCACCCACCATCGCCATCGCCATCGCCTGCTCCAGCTCCAGCACCCACGCCGGTTAAGGCATATTCGCCTCCCCCGCCAAGAATTTCAtcttccccgccgccgcccccgcgccATCATACTAAGCCACATTATGCGCCGCCACGCTCGCCTGCGAGGCCACACTCAAACTCGACTCGCTCAAACGGCAGCGGCAAAAACATCGAAATATCGAGGGAAACTGCCACCACCATTGTAGCAATTGCCGGTCTTGCAATGCTCAGCTTCATCGGTGCCACCATTTGGCTTGTCAAGAAGAAGCGACGGCGGGCAGAGCCTCCTCCAGTGCTGCCGACACAGCAGCAACCagctcccccgccgccgccgcccaattACATTCCCTCGTCTGCTGGATCCTCACTAGCATCAG ATGGATTCTACTTACGATCACCGGGCTATCCCTTCATGAGGTCCAGTACTGGAAGCCATGGGTTCCCGTACTCGCCGGCCGACTCCGGGATAGGGTACTCGAGGATGCTGTTCACGCCGGAGAATTTGGCAGGAATCTCAAATGACTTTTCGGATGAGAACCTTTTGGGAGAAGGTGGATTTGGGTGTGTGTACAAGGGTATCTTGCCAGATGGTCGCCCTGTGGCTATCAAGAAGCTCAAGATTGGGAATGGGCAGGGAGAGCGTGAGTTCAGGGCCGAAGTTGATACTATCAGCAGAGTACATCATAGACATTTGGTTTCATTAGTAGGCTACTGCGTATCAGAGGGCCAGCGCATGCTTGTATATGATTTTGTTCCCAATAACACACTTTATTATCATCTCCATG TAAATGAAGTACCACTTGATTGGCGTACGAGGGTCAAGATTGCGGCCGGAGCAGCTCGTGGAATTGCTTACCTGCACGAAGATT GTCATCCTCGGATTATTCATAGAGATATTAAATCATCTAATATTTTATTGGATAACAACTTCGAAGCTCAG GTTTCTGATTTTGGACTTGCAAGGTTAGCGGCTGACTCCAACACACATGTCACGACACGTGTCATGGGAACATTTGG GTATTTAGCTCCAGAGTATGCATTGTCCGGCAAGTTGACTGCAAAATCTGATttatattcttttggagttgttcTTTTGGAACTTATTACCGGAAGAAAACCTGTTGATTCTTCTCAGCCGCTGGGAGATGAGAGTCTTGTTGAATGG GCCCGGCCCTTTCTCTCGCAAGCAATTGAGCATCGAGACTTTGGGGATCTTCCTGACCCGAGGATGGAAAACAAATTTGAAGAAAACGAGATGTATCATATGATAGGAGCAGCGGCTGCATGCATTCGTCATTCTGCGGTGATGAGACCACGGATGGGGCAG GTGGTTAGAGCACTGGATAGTTTAGCCGACTCTAACCTAAACAACGGCCTTCAACCGGGCCGAAGCGAGGTGTTCTTGGAGCCGCGAACCGAGGAGATCAGACTGTTCCAGCTGAGAGAGTTCGGCAGCCGGGAGTGCAGCGATGAGCTGAGCCAGGCTAGCTGGAGGAGCCGGAGAGACCTGTGA